The following proteins come from a genomic window of Malus sylvestris chromosome 4, drMalSylv7.2, whole genome shotgun sequence:
- the LOC126620164 gene encoding uncharacterized protein LOC126620164, with translation MPPRRDPRRAAEPNFPDITQLGAAMAQAFQANIRPPQRTPVETMYNLKLETFEGNEGYEGAEKWLDRIEQTFQVMQSQGNLPANRWVETTTWFLGREPAAWWINQSRHMAPERAAEWEVFKENFMKRFVPPEYIDRKKQEFTSLKQRNMSAHEYYRKFTDLSRYDSDLAGNQAEMLRRFKLGSKKKYRTFANALPCADYHEYFEILVRMEDSDNLPDSEDEEDKGNGQKKNEKGKGVSIPGPRQTQNFKKSGMSSSSSSGGFSATGPRRGGGRFGNGPRFSGQRGFGGTGSSGPPLCRRCNFRHHGECRRSSGACFTCGQTGHRAMYCPQNQQRPQQPVMPTSAPTQQNFNSGSYGQGGRGGAYHYQGDAAPYAPGQYHYSQDPYFQSGYSQDQGGYTSYPSMPASGSQWYQGGQPQQSGVAASSTGSFRPPAQTGQGRTHQGRGNQSGRGRGGRQSAQGRVNHISLQDAQNHPDLIMGGTYNEDEHIQGRQGGYDPATYQF, from the exons atgccgcctcgtagagatccTCGCCGTGCTGCTGAGCCTAATTTCCCCGATATAACTCAGTTAGGGGCAGCAATGGCTCAAGCTTTTCAGGCTAATATCCGTCCTCCTCAGAGAACGCCCGTAGAGACGATGTATAATCTGAAACTGGAAACTTTTGAGGGAAATGAAGGTTATGAAGGGGCAGAAAAGTGGTTGGATCGAATTGAGCAGACCTTTCAAGTGATGCAAAGTCAGGGAAACCTGCCAGCTAATAGATGGGTGGAGACCACCACCTGGTTTTTGGGCCGTGAGCCAGCTGCGTGGTGGATAAATCAGTCGAGGCACATGGCACCTGAAAGGGCAGCCGAATGGGAGGTatttaaggaaaattttatgaaGAGATTTGTTCCTCCGGAATATATAGATCGCAAGAAACAGGAATTCACCAGTCTGAAGCAGAGGAATATGTCTGCACATGAGTACTACAGGAAGTTTACTGATTTATCCCGTTATGATTCTGATTTAGCGGGTAATCAAGCAGAAATGCTTCGTCGTTTCAAGCTAGGATCTAAGAAGAAGTACAGAACGTTTGCCAATGCACTTCCCTGTGCCGATTATCATGAGTATTTTGAGATTCTGGTCAGGATGGAAGACTCTGATAATCTTCCGGACAGTGAGGATGAAGAGGATAAGGGTAATGgtcagaagaaaaatgagaaaggtAAAGGTGTTTCCATTCCAGGACCTCGTCAGAcgcagaatttcaagaaaagtggaaTGAGTTCGAGTTCTTCCAGTGGTGGATTTAGTGCCACAGGTCCGAGGAGAGGAGGTGGTAGGTTTGGTAATGGACCTAGATTTTCTGGTCAGAGAGGCTTTGGTGGTACTGGTAGTTCGGGTCCTCCGTTATGTCGCCGTTGTAATTTCcgacatcatggggaatgtaggAGAAGCAGTGGTGCATGCTTTACATGTGGTCAGACAGGACATAGAGCTATGTATTGTCCCCAGAATCAGCAGAGGCCCCAGCAGCCTGTTATGCCAACATCAGCACCGACTCAACAGAACTTTAATTCAGGCAGTTATGGCCAAGgtggtcgtggtggtgcttatcACTATCAGGGTGATGCTGCTCCTTATGCTCCGGGACAGTATCACTATTCCCAGGATCCTTATTTTCAGAGTGGATATTCTCAGGATCAGGGAGGTTATACTTCATATCCGTCTATGCCAGCTAGCGGATCTCAGTGGTATCAGGGGGGCCAGCCCCAACAGAGCGGAGTTGCTGCTAGTAGTACAGGGTCGTTTAGGCCGCCTGCCCAGACAGGTCAAGGACGTACTCATCAGGGACGAGGTAACCAGAGTGGCAGAGGTCGTGGAGGACGACAGTCAGCTCAGGGACGTGTTAACCACATATCGCtacaagatgctcagaaccatccagacttgattatgg gtggaacttataacgaggacgagcacatccaggggcgtcaagggggttacgacccggcgacatacca gttctag